One Sagittula stellata E-37 genomic window carries:
- a CDS encoding DUF1489 family protein, with amino-acid sequence MPATVHLLKLSVGTESVEDLAAWQTAQAPRWPEGMPRHVTRMWPRREAEVLNGGSIFWVIKGLIQARQRIARLDRVTGQDGIERCAIVLEPGLIRVQTTPKRPFQGWRYLATGDAPADLPASRAAEDPLPPELAGALAEIGVI; translated from the coding sequence ATGCCTGCCACCGTCCACCTCCTGAAGCTTTCCGTCGGCACCGAGTCGGTCGAGGATCTCGCCGCCTGGCAGACCGCGCAGGCCCCGCGCTGGCCGGAAGGAATGCCGCGCCATGTCACCCGCATGTGGCCCCGGCGCGAGGCCGAGGTGCTGAACGGCGGATCGATCTTCTGGGTCATCAAGGGCCTGATACAGGCCCGGCAGAGAATAGCGCGGCTCGACCGGGTGACCGGACAGGACGGGATCGAACGCTGCGCCATCGTGCTGGAGCCCGGGCTGATCCGCGTGCAGACCACTCCCAAGCGTCCTTTCCAGGGCTGGCGCTACCTCGCCACCGGCGACGCCCCCGCCGACCTGCCCGCCTCGCGCGCGGCAGAGGACCCGCTGCCGCCCGAACTGGCCGGTGCACTTGCGGAAATCGGCGTGATCTGA
- a CDS encoding SulP family inorganic anion transporter, with product MTPKILTTMKTYDRETLRADVLAGITVAMVALPLSLAIAVASGAGPEKGLVTAIVGGFLISLLGGSRVQIGGPTGAFIVVVYGVIAEHGYDGLVLATLMGGLILLIAGALKAGRLIRLVPEPVINGFTIGIAVIIATSQLKDLLGLDADVPAEFFAKLGALWQARDAVSGAALGAGLAAMVLIVALRRAFPKLPGLIVAVALVSAVVAVADLPVDTIRSRFGDLPRSLPLPAVPEVTLARLAELLPSALIIAFLAGVESLLSAMVADRMSGGHHRPNAELLAQGAANVGSALFGGLPATGAIARTATNVRAGGRTPVAGLVHAVTILVVMLVAAPLAGYMAMPALAGLLILTAWNMSEPHRWASYLKERRSDQVLLVLTFVLTVVADLTVAIGTGVALGLALRLARRQVPDADWEPRDR from the coding sequence ATGACGCCGAAGATCCTGACAACGATGAAAACCTACGACCGCGAGACCCTGCGCGCCGATGTGCTGGCGGGGATCACGGTGGCGATGGTGGCCCTGCCGCTGAGCCTTGCCATTGCGGTGGCGTCCGGGGCAGGGCCGGAGAAGGGGTTGGTGACGGCCATCGTCGGCGGTTTCCTGATCTCGCTGCTGGGCGGCAGCCGGGTGCAGATCGGCGGGCCGACCGGCGCCTTCATCGTGGTCGTCTACGGTGTGATCGCCGAACATGGCTATGACGGGCTGGTGCTGGCCACGCTGATGGGCGGGCTGATCCTGCTGATCGCGGGCGCGCTGAAGGCCGGGCGGCTGATCCGGCTGGTGCCGGAGCCGGTGATCAACGGGTTCACCATCGGCATTGCGGTGATCATTGCCACGAGCCAGCTGAAGGACCTGCTGGGCCTCGACGCGGATGTGCCAGCCGAGTTCTTCGCCAAGCTGGGCGCGCTATGGCAGGCGCGGGACGCGGTCAGCGGCGCGGCACTGGGGGCCGGGCTGGCCGCGATGGTGCTGATCGTGGCGCTGCGCCGGGCGTTCCCCAAGTTGCCGGGCCTGATCGTCGCCGTGGCGCTGGTCTCGGCCGTGGTGGCGGTGGCGGACCTGCCGGTGGACACTATCCGCAGCCGGTTCGGCGACCTGCCGCGCAGCCTGCCGTTGCCCGCCGTGCCAGAGGTCACGCTGGCGCGGCTGGCGGAACTGCTGCCCTCCGCGCTGATCATCGCTTTCCTCGCCGGGGTCGAGTCGCTCCTGTCGGCCATGGTCGCAGACCGGATGAGCGGCGGCCACCATCGCCCCAACGCCGAACTGCTGGCGCAGGGGGCGGCGAACGTCGGATCGGCCCTTTTCGGGGGGCTGCCGGCAACCGGCGCCATCGCGCGGACCGCCACCAACGTGCGGGCCGGTGGGCGGACGCCGGTGGCCGGGCTGGTGCACGCGGTGACGATCCTCGTGGTGATGCTGGTGGCCGCCCCGCTTGCCGGATACATGGCGATGCCCGCGCTCGCCGGGCTGCTGATCCTGACCGCGTGGAACATGAGCGAGCCGCACCGCTGGGCCAGCTATCTGAAAGAGCGCCGGTCCGACCAGGTGTTGCTGGTGCTGACCTTCGTGCTGACGGTCGTGGCCGACCTGACGGTGGCCATCGGCACGGGCGTTGCGCTGGGACTGGCACTGCGCCTTGCCCGGCGGCAGGTGCCGGACGCCGATTGGGAACCGCGCGACCGCTGA